TGGGCGACTTCCACATCTTCTTCAGCCCGAACTCCTGCACCCGCGCCTCGTCCGGGGTGATCGTGGCGCACTTGACGCCCACGCCGTGCTGCTTGATCGCATTCGCCGAATCGACCGTGACTTGGTCGTTGGTGGCGTCGCGGTTCTCAATCGACAAGTCGTAGTACCTCAGGTCAATGTCGAGATAGGGAAGGATCAGCCGATCCTTGATGAAGTGCCAGATGATCCGGGTCATCTCATCGCCATCGAGTTCGACCACCGGAGCCGCAACCTTGATTTTCGTCATCCTTCTCTTTCCTCGTTCGAGCCTTGACTTGGGCTGTATGCACCGCGCTGCGTTCCATTTTACTCGACGTCAAGAGGACTCCGGACCGTCCGCGCCTGCTGGCGCCTTCCCGCGCCCCATGGGAGGGGGCCGTCTGCATGACTTTGCGCGGCAACCCC
This is a stretch of genomic DNA from Bifidobacteriaceae bacterium. It encodes these proteins:
- a CDS encoding NADP-dependent isocitrate dehydrogenase (Converts isocitrate to alpha ketoglutarate), with the translated sequence MTKIKVAAPVVELDGDEMTRIIWHFIKDRLILPYLDIDLRYYDLSIENRDATNDQVTVDSANAIKQHGVGVKCATITPDEARVQEFGLKKMWKSP